The genomic window tcaacacaaggctgctcttttactcgtaCGGTTGTTCTAACCTGAACAGCCAGCTCTGATAAGATGGTATTGACCTGTAGATCAGGTCTTGTGTTGAAAAGcttgttgcaaacaggacatttgtactggacttgttcatcccagaactttgtaatacaggttctgcagaagttgtgtccacatgcggTGGAAACTGGATtgttgaacacatccagacagatggaacatgaaaagttctctttAGACCAGCAAATGTTAGCaaaggccattcctagacacggacgacaaggtttatgtattgagcaatTACATATTTCTAATTCCTTAACGGAAAGAGAAGTTTTAAATTTCTCAAAGTTGTGCTGTTTTACTTACCTTGTTGTTACTGTCTGTCAGACTATTTATtccaaaatgtgttttatttttctcctgATCGAGAACTCCTTCTACGTCGGATGGCTTTGATTTCCATGAATGTCAAGTTTCGTTTCCTGGACCAaatgtcctcttctctcctcccctagcccctggctcctcccctaactccTTGCTCCGCCCCCACGGGCACAGTTCACTGACGTCACAACTTCCAGACTCATTGGGCGCATTCATAAAACCGTGTCGAATACTTCAATGCATTGATGTGTTCTCTTCTTTGCgccattcaaatacatttaacCATTAGAAGACTGGACACAGAGAGCCCAAGAAATGTTTGTGATATGTGACCAACTGATTAAGAACTGTACAAACACGTTTGGCTTGATTTTTACTTTGGCTGGTATTTTCTCCACAGTCTTTATAAAAACAACCCTCTCCCTGTGTGCTCGGGTTTGATGAGCTATTATGGTTGTTATTCATTATTGTTTGTATATCACTGGTAGTGATATAAGGCTCCAAGACTCCAAGACTCTAACCTCGTAAAGTTGCCAACTCATGTGACTCGGGGTAGGGCAGACGAACCACACCAACAATGTGGCAGATGATTCCACTGAATTAAAAGCAGGTTTAATTCCCAATTCATAAGATGAAATATTAATtgcattgtttattgtttataaatGTATGCTGTGGATCGCGAGGTGCAGCGACATAGAACTTGTTTCTTCGCGCTCTGCACGTGGATAACTTTATTCACATAAATGATATGATAAAACCATCAATAAgggaggggggagcccccctcccccatacaAATATTACTTCAATAGTTATATTAAAGTCCTTAATAACTGTATGGGGAAATCGAAATGGATGATATCAATGATAATGAAGCCCTAATATAAAGAGacgaataaataaattaaaactcCGCCTTATTCTTCTTCAACTGGTCCCCAGGTGTCTCTGTGATGATTTTCAAGAGTTTTAAATGAGGCACTTTTTTATGATTTGTTGCAGCTGGCCCGCCCTCATATGTAAAACCCTCCGTGTTTTACATTTTAATGCAAACTTTACGCTTCTTCACCACGTTGTTGTGTGACCACAACACGCCTCCATCCAATTTTCTTGGGTATCGGTTTTGACTGTAGGGATAGTTGTGCCTGCTATGTTTAGGTGTCAAGATGTCGGGACGAAGTCCATGCAATTATTCACCATGCCACCAGTTTGTGCGTAAAGAagttagggtgaccagatgttcCCGCTTTGTGCGGGACAGTCACGCATTCCCAATCACTTTTTACGCGTCCCGCAAATTGAGACGTTGTCCCGCATTTTTTAAAAGCATGTTTTATAATCTGGCAATCAAATAGCTGTGTGCGGAGACAGCAGTGAGCTGTCATCTGGGGACGGTGCGGGCTGTTTGATCATGTAAATCAAACTGGGACAAGGACGCAGGTTAAGGGCACGCCCaacaacaagaaacaatgcaGCTACAATAAAGACTGGGAAACTACATCTTTCCCTGTATTAAACCAGTGCAAGGCGAGTCTGGTAACGTTTTGTGTGAAGTTTGCTTGAGTCATTTTTCCATTTCACACGGAGGTGAATATGACGTGAAACGATACAGACAATGCGAGActcaaaaaataaaagtatgaaAGAGAGCTCcttgcttgtttttgttttgtgacTGTTGTATGTgagcataggcctacatatatgtATGCAgatatgcatgtatgcattgCACGTGTTTATGTGGGCGCAGGCAGGAAAGGGATACATAGACATTCTGTGTTCAGTGTGTTCATCGTTGTATATACCCATCACAAATACAAATTTGATCAAAAGAAATAACCCTGAGCGATGGAGGCAGTGACCCCCGATCTCCACCAGGAGGCGGTATCCCGCAACAGAGCTATGTTGGTGTTACACACATTTCAACATTGTCTGACTATGTTGAAGGATGGAGTGCAACACAATGGGGAACTTGTGGTGAACCACCTACGTCACCACGTTGTGGTGGGACCACAACACGCCTCCAATCCAATTTTCTTTGAGCGTAGGTATCGTTCGTTGTTgtcgaggagagagagactgtaggTTGTGCCTGCTATGTTTAGGTGTCAAGATGTCGAGTTATGAAGTTCTTCGTGATGGAATTATTCACCATGCCACCAGTGTGCTTTGTAGCAACAAGGGGTCCATGGCTTCCTCGCAGTTGTACGAGCAGATCATGAAGAGCTTTGATGTGACCCAAGGCGACTTTTGGTTCATCATGAAGTGCGCTCGTTTTGAGGTGAAGCGCACCGGGTTGGATGGTGACTCCGTGGTCGTGGCTAAAACCTCTCTACGTTTGTGCAAAGAATATTGGAAAGGGACTTGTTACGAGGAAAAGTGTGAGGAATTGCATATTTGCAAATATTATGTTTATGGGAATTGCAGATTCGGGAAAAATGAGTTCCGGTAAGTTTATCGTTTCCTTATTGACGAATCGAAACTTAAAGCTCAATGAACTTGACTAGAAATGTAGGCGGCTCGTTTAAATGCCATACTATATAAAGTACGTTCTTTCATTAGTTCTATTACATATTCTACCATGTTATGTACTTTAAAAATGTGTATTTGTTGAACCTAATGTTAGCATTAGATAAAAACACATATTGACGGATGAAGAATGATTGTAAGCCTGCTTGCCTGAGGTTTTGTGTTGATTGTTATAACATCATGCTGTGTCCTAAGGCCGACGAACCAGATGAGAAATAATAGAATCAAACCACTTCATGACCATGTTACAACAACAATTATGTATCTTTACTAAAAATATTAGCCTACTATATCCAACACGAATCgaattatttattaattgatCTCGTCTTGTCGTTTAGGTTATTTACATATGATTGAGACTATTTCACTTTTCTCGCCAGGAAATGCGTATTCCAGACAGTGTCTTTACATCTATCCCTCTGTCGTCCCTTCCAGAAAACCGTGCAAGCAGTGCAAGCACTCCCACGACCTACGGTGCCCACACAACCAGTCGCTCCTTCGAGACTGCACCCTGCAGGACCTCCCCGAAGAggacctcttcctcctgcttatGCAGAACGACCCGAGCCTGCTGCCAGAGGTGAGAGGCGCTGGAGCGGATGGCCAATCAGCCATGGTGAACCCCATTTACCTCAACACCCAAAAAAGGGTTGTCACAAAGCTTGCTGATGTGCATCTGGGCCAAACTAGTTCTAGCTAAGTTTCGTTTTCCAGCAAAGTCCTTTGGTTTCTGTTCCTGGATCAGCTTTTGTGTTTCTATTGGCGTGGTTCACTGACCGCCCAGCCTATTTGTAAAGATATGAACGCGTCATTACTTGGAATAGTCATGACGCATCCGCAATGTgtccagtggtggtggtggtgaaccaAAGATGTTATTAAACAAAACAGTGTAGACGCGGCAAACAAAAACGAATTATGTTGAACCACTGAAAGACGCGACGTCTGGAGTTTGGATGAAGACAAGATGGGGGAACTGAagtaagaaataaaaaaaaaaatgaaatataaaaaaaaaaaaaatgaaaagaaggGAAAAAAGGAGAATAAGTTACCAGAAGTATGTGATCCATTTCTTGCAAGGTAAAGTATACCATTTCTGCATGTCAGAGGGAATTATTCATCCATTGATCTACAGTTATGGGGCCCGCCTCGACTTGTTTTTCAACAAATATATTTACCACATTTAGGGTTGGAATTAAATGGCCACTTCGCAGTAGTCTATGGTCAAAACTCAATCTCATTCAATcctaatgtttttgttttttaaagaaataataCTCTCAAACGCTTCCtctaaaaatgaataatatggAGATGAACTAGCCACTCTTACGGAAAGAGACAAAACGTTTCTCTTTATTTAACGAGAATCCCTAACAATTTTCCCCATTGACTCAAAACGATGACCGGTGTTTTTGCATCCGACCACCACCAGGCCgatagaggaactacatgcatGGGCTTCAGAAACATGCTCCTTTCCACCTTTtaacctctaacctctaacctgTAAGTAAGGCCTGAACTTATGGTTTGTTCCAGATGCCTCGACAAGGCAAAACATGGCCTCAACAAAAATGTCAGCGCCcttaaagagatttattttctttgtatttgtaccaccttggccattttaatgttgattttgaatgctcttacacacttgattacattgctactttttTCGGTCACTAATATATACATTGCACgatcttgctgtgcgtgcaatacaatgtaaagttgtgttgtttgtttgtcgaGCGGGTTTGCTAAAGaagctaatgtagctaacagtaaacaatgactagccaatgacacgacgcaatcacaaagacgaacgggaACGCTGTAAGTGCTACGAGACAGGAAATGAGGTCACAAGTGCAACTCAGACGGCTGGTGTCCGAGCGCATCTTGGAACACaccaaaagcccccccccccccccgttgtgcgtgtgtgacatcACCCAGGTGTGCGTCCACTACAACCGCGGCGGAGTGCCGGACGGGGCGTGCACCTTCAGGGACAGCTGCACCAAGCTGCACCTGTGCCTGCACCACGCCCAGGGCCGCTGCCGCTTCGGCGAGCGGTGCCAGCGGCTGCACGCGGTCGACCACCGGGGTCTGAAGCTGCTGCAGGAGAGGGGCCTGCGCGCCGGTGACTTCATCCGAGACCTGCCGGGCATCTACCAGAACCGCCACCACCTCCTAGCCGCCGCCGCGCAGCAAGCTAGCGGGGGGGCTAGCGGCCCCCAAGGTGAGCAGCTGGTGAATGCTTGAAGGGTGGCGAGAGAGTCCATACCGCGGAGGTCAGGGTGGGACTTTCtgtgggtagggggggggttTGACTCCCTGCCCAAGCTTTACCCGTCCTCctgcatccttgagcaaaatgCCCGACTCGGTCTGCACTAACTGCTCCTTCATGAAATATATCTGAAAAATAGCAAAGTTCTCCCGAGTGGCGGTAAGTgtttgaaatgtaaatctgaatgcAAGGAGAAAGGAGAATCCGCAGAAGGAGAGCGCATCCAGACACACCAAAATGGTGTCCGTTTCAGGAGGAATATATTTAGACCTCTACATGCTCTGACTCTCTCAACGCTGTCCCTGGCGTTGTCCCTCTTTTGTGGAGAGAAATAAGCCAACAGTTGCATGAAGCACACACCGTGTCTCACTTAATTGAGACATGGAGTATTTGCAGTATTCATTTTCATATTAACACTGCCTAATAGAACGCACagtatatttgtgttttgtggcAGTGAAGGGGGTACTGAGCTGAAAGAAATTCTTAGAGGGAGTACACTTGTAGAaagagtttgagaaccactgatctaGAGGCTGGCCACCAGAACTATCCTATCTATCATGACTACACGACCATCTCCTTCTTCCCAGCCCCAACCCAAGAGACTCTGCGCCAGCCTGAAGAGTTCAACGCCATTCGGGAGAAACGTAAAGCGGCCAAGATCCGCTACAGATCATCTCATCCAGCTCGCTCCAAGATGGCGGTAGATGGCCCTTCCTGCTCATTAACCAACCCAGCTGATGCCCAACCTTTCAGTGTTTCCCCACGTAAGTCTCTACATCAGTAATGGACTGCATCTATGTAGTCTAAAAAACCGGCATCCTAATACGTCATTCCCATGTGCCAGAGGGGTAAACTATCTGTGTCAATCTCTTATCAACCCTGGGAataatattacatttacatttagaagacgcttttatccaaagcgacttacaataagtacatttgtccgaagaaagaaaaacagtatatcgctgtcggtacagtaaggatgttacTGTACCAGTAACATCCTGTACACCAATAAcgtatctttctttctttctttctttctttctttctttctttctttctttctcgctctctcactctccctctctctgtgttttctattggtccaTTAGTTGGTATTTCTGATCTGAGACATCAGCTGAGTTCGCCCGTCATTCAGACAGATCAGAGGACTTCCAACGTCGACATCTGTCTCCACTTCCTCCGCAGAAGATGCCAATTTGAAGGTGAGCTTCCGCAAAACTGCCGTCTTGGTAACGCAACTTCACATTCGTTGTCATTTCTACAATTCCCTTGCAAAACCACTAGATGGCGACACGCATCCAATTAAAGAAGACAATGGACGTTCAGAAGCGTGATCCTTACTACTCATTTAAAATTGACCAAATAAGAAAGTGAACAGGGGAAATAGACTGCgttgtattccccccccccccccccccagaccagtGCATGCTTGTGCACTTCAACATGCCCTATAAGTGGGAGGTTCTGAAGGGCGGAGCCTGGCGTGACCTGAGGCACATGGAGGAGATTGAGTTGGCCTACTGCGACCCTGAAGCCAGGAAAAGGTCAGAGTTCACTCCTGAACggtctgacctctctctctcgctgtctgaatgtctctctcagtcagtcagtcagtcagtcagtcagcagtcagtcagtcagtcagtcagttctctctctcagtctctctctcccggtcctgATTCTGGTGTGGTGGTCCCGGCTCTGATTCTGGTGTGGTGGTCCCGGCTCTGATTCTGGTGTGGTGGTCCCGGTTCTGATCCTTGTGTGGTGGTCCCGGCTCTGATTCTGGTGTGGTGGTCCTGGTTCTGATTCTGATGTGGTGGTCCCGGCTCTGATCCTGATGTGGTGGTCCTGGCTCTGGTTCTGGTGTGGTGGTCCTGGTTCTGCTCCTGGTGTGGTGGTCCCGGCTCTGATTCTGGTGTGGTGGTCCCGGCTCTGATTCTGGTGTGGTGGTCCCGGCTCTGATTCTGATGTGGTGGTCCCGGCTCTGATTCTGATGTGGTGGTCCCGGCTCTGATTCTGGTGTGGTGGTCCCGGCTCTGATTCTGGTGTGGTGGTCCCGGCTCTGGTTCTGATGTGGTGGTCCCGGTTCTGATTCTGGTGTGGTGGTCCTGGTTCTGATTCTGATGTGGTGGTCCCGGCTCTGGTTCTGGTGTGGTGGTCCCGGCTCTGATTCTGATGTGGTGGTCCCggctctggttctggttctggtgtgGTGGTCCCGGCTCTGATTCTGGTGTGGTGGTCCCGGCTCTGATTCTGGTGTGGTGGTCCCGGCTCTGGTTCTGATGTAGTGGTCCCGGTTCTGATTCTGGTGTGGTGGTCCTGGTTCTGATTCTGGTGTGGTGGTCCCGGCTCTGGTTCTGGTGCGGTGGTCCTGGTTCTGATTCTGATGTGGTGGTCCCGGCTCCAGCCCTGGCTCCAGGCCGGTGGACTTCCTCACCATGACCCAGGGGAGCAGGTCTTTCCCGGTGCGCCGGCTGACCACGGTGTCGTCGGTGACCAAGCCCCCCCACTACACCCTGACCACGGAGTGGGTGTGGTACTACCGGGACAACCACAGGAGCTGGGTGGAGTACGGCCAGCCCGTGAGttggattcttttttttatttgattattactcaaatattttaatcgcttgacagctctaatatatatatatatatatatatatatatatattagagctgtcaagcgattaaaatatttaatcgtgattaatcgcattaatgtcatagttaactcacgattaatcgcgattaatcgcaaattctttttctatgctaaatatcccttgatttttttgtcccataattcttctcattttaattctcttcaacatggtgaagtgcatcggcttgccttgtgcaaattattttttattgataacaacattggcatatactgttcaaaacaggacgatacaaaaaaagagcctatagtgcaattaaacgactgctttgaacaaatgtcatttgaacatagcagtcaggctactgctactttgttttgagccaaagatttatttatttatttatttatttatttttaataaaacaattgcgttaatcgcgcgataatttttttaacgccgttaaaattggtttgcgttaacgtcgttaataacgcgtttaactgacagctctaatatatatatatatatatagctttgTAAGCATCCAAAACTTTATGTAAACCTTATTTTAGGACAGCGGACAACGTACCACCTCTGTGACCTCCCGGGACCTGGAGCAGGCTTATCAGAAGAACCCCTTGAATAAGGTCCCGATAATGAAGGGCTTCCGGAAATACCTCCTCAGCTTTaagggtgagacacacacacacacacaaataaacagaaacacgcacacgtgACAGTacgtacaaacgcacacaaaatgACGAATACATACACATCCATAGATTTAGCCAAGAGACAAAAACACTGTGGGTCAGTCCATTTAGTTTGGTAATACGACCAGAAGAGGctttcaaagaaatgagaataAAGGAAATAATTGACAATGGACGACCTCTTAGAACTTGGTAAATCactaatcactcactcactcactcactcactcactcactcactcactcactcactcactcactcactcactcactcactcactcactcactcactcactcactcactcactcactcactcactcactatgaAAAGCGTTTTTGATGTTTTGAAAA from Gadus macrocephalus chromosome 4, ASM3116895v1 includes these protein-coding regions:
- the parp12b gene encoding protein mono-ADP-ribosyltransferase PARP12b, whose protein sequence is MSSYEVLRDGIIHHATSVLCSNKGSMASSQLYEQIMKSFDVTQGDFWFIMKCARFEVKRTGLDGDSVVVAKTSLRLCKEYWKGTCYEEKCEELHICKYYVYGNCRFGKNEFRKPCKQCKHSHDLRCPHNQSLLRDCTLQDLPEEDLFLLLMQNDPSLLPEVCVHYNRGGVPDGACTFRDSCTKLHLCLHHAQGRCRFGERCQRLHAVDHRGLKLLQERGLRAGDFIRDLPGIYQNRHHLLAAAAQQASGGASGPQAPTQETLRQPEEFNAIREKRKAAKIRYRSSHPARSKMAVDGPSCSLTNPADAQPFSVSPLGISDLRHQLSSPVIQTDQRTSNVDICLHFLRRRCQFEDQCMLVHFNMPYKWEVLKGGAWRDLRHMEEIELAYCDPEARKSPGSRPVDFLTMTQGSRSFPVRRLTTVSSVTKPPHYTLTTEWVWYYRDNHRSWVEYGQPDSGQRTTSVTSRDLEQAYQKNPLNKVPIMKGFRKYLLSFKDMYQWNQASDTRRPVRRRPRFLSAAGLATLTAR